One genomic segment of Chitinophaga sancti includes these proteins:
- a CDS encoding TonB-dependent receptor domain-containing protein, translating into MKLSLVLAILLLGWTYSSGQNKIKGLVLNKDNHQPVAYATIIINDPTTGKTVNGSVANDQGAFEVSNLKKGKYNLTIDFIGYTRQELKGINAPQDLGTIYMVAAGKSLNEVVVTSRAPAIENKTDRVVYNVATDITSQGGVATDVLKKIPQVTVDIDGNVELQGNSNIRFLINGKPSSMFGNSLADALAAIPASQIKSIEAITSPGAKYDAQGTGGIINIILKDNPMQGMNGNVSLSAGTRLENGAVNLNFRKNKFGMNVFFSGNEQLTSHTPSTRTRYTFDTKTKMTQETNTDFSRKAYQTGFGFDYGNLAGGFSYSYFGNRSIASTYQQPGDIYFTSDTRNHTGSRDWNLGYRKQFKKEGRELYFLYSGSSGSPYTSFVQGETHSWTPGLDLQHNFSVDYSHKVNQHLSFESGAKVILHHFNNTATSIPDTTQSYVFDYKMNIYAAYISAKFSLFHNFDVVAGGRYEYTTIVMGNIPSYGEFLPAVNISRKIGEDQIIKLAFTRRIERPDKELNPFVNLSDPYNITMGNPYLKPEIGNNTELGYSHDFKPGGNMYVGIMERINTNDLKTYTAYYATYAVGDSIYKDVTVTTRQNIGEEYSTGLILTSSLPLTKHLNIRENLMVINKHVVNHLDNGNKTDGLSWRLNVNAAYSLPKNLVAEAFGEYRSAWNSIQGRVPQVINYTVAFRKLFWHKNASIGLTATNPFNQYIRQHTTLSTSNYTGTYLRMVPYRSFGISMSYKFGKLQFRKEKEHGEDYLNNPPTM; encoded by the coding sequence ATGAAGTTATCGCTGGTCTTAGCAATCTTACTATTAGGATGGACTTATTCATCGGGGCAGAACAAAATAAAAGGCCTTGTCCTGAACAAAGACAATCACCAACCCGTAGCCTACGCCACCATTATTATAAACGACCCAACCACCGGTAAAACCGTCAATGGCTCCGTCGCCAACGACCAGGGAGCCTTTGAAGTCAGCAACCTGAAAAAAGGGAAATATAACCTGACCATAGATTTCATTGGCTACACCCGTCAGGAACTAAAAGGCATCAATGCGCCCCAGGATCTGGGCACTATATATATGGTCGCCGCCGGCAAATCGCTCAATGAGGTAGTGGTCACTTCCCGCGCCCCTGCTATTGAGAACAAAACCGACCGCGTCGTTTACAACGTAGCTACAGACATCACCTCACAGGGTGGCGTGGCTACCGATGTACTCAAAAAGATACCACAGGTCACTGTCGATATTGATGGCAATGTAGAACTACAGGGTAATTCAAATATCCGTTTCCTCATCAATGGAAAACCCTCTTCCATGTTTGGCAACAGTCTGGCGGACGCGCTGGCCGCCATTCCCGCCAGCCAGATCAAAAGCATTGAAGCCATCACCAGCCCTGGTGCAAAGTACGATGCACAGGGCACAGGCGGCATCATCAACATCATCCTGAAAGACAACCCTATGCAGGGTATGAATGGCAACGTCTCCCTCAGCGCAGGCACCCGGCTTGAAAACGGCGCTGTCAACCTGAACTTCAGGAAAAATAAATTCGGGATGAATGTATTCTTCAGCGGCAATGAACAACTCACGTCTCACACCCCGTCTACCCGCACCCGCTACACCTTCGATACTAAAACGAAGATGACGCAGGAAACCAATACCGACTTTAGCAGAAAAGCCTACCAGACAGGCTTTGGCTTTGACTATGGCAACCTGGCCGGTGGTTTTTCGTATAGCTACTTCGGTAACCGCTCCATTGCCAGCACCTACCAACAACCCGGTGATATCTATTTCACCTCCGATACCCGTAACCACACCGGCTCCCGGGACTGGAACCTCGGCTATCGCAAACAATTTAAAAAAGAAGGCAGAGAACTCTACTTTCTCTACAGTGGCAGTAGCGGTAGTCCATATACCAGTTTTGTTCAGGGCGAAACACATAGCTGGACACCCGGTCTTGACTTACAACATAACTTCTCCGTAGATTATTCGCACAAGGTGAATCAGCACTTATCCTTCGAAAGTGGCGCCAAAGTGATCCTCCATCATTTCAACAACACCGCCACTTCAATCCCGGATACAACGCAATCATATGTATTCGACTACAAAATGAACATCTACGCCGCTTATATTTCTGCTAAGTTCTCCCTCTTCCATAACTTTGATGTCGTAGCCGGTGGCCGGTATGAATACACCACTATCGTCATGGGCAATATCCCTTCTTATGGCGAATTCCTGCCTGCTGTAAATATCTCGCGTAAGATCGGCGAGGATCAAATCATCAAACTGGCCTTCACCCGCCGTATAGAAAGGCCTGACAAGGAACTGAACCCCTTTGTTAATCTCAGCGATCCTTACAATATTACCATGGGAAATCCTTACCTGAAACCAGAAATAGGCAATAATACGGAACTGGGTTATAGCCACGATTTCAAACCAGGGGGCAACATGTATGTAGGAATTATGGAAAGGATTAATACCAATGACCTGAAGACCTACACTGCCTACTACGCTACCTACGCTGTTGGTGATTCTATTTATAAAGATGTTACCGTCACCACCCGCCAAAACATAGGTGAAGAATACAGTACTGGCCTGATCCTCACCAGCTCTCTACCCCTTACTAAGCACCTGAATATCCGGGAGAACCTGATGGTGATCAACAAACATGTGGTGAATCACCTGGATAATGGTAATAAAACCGACGGTCTTAGCTGGCGCCTGAATGTAAACGCAGCCTATTCCTTGCCCAAAAACCTCGTAGCCGAAGCTTTTGGCGAATATCGTTCTGCCTGGAACAGCATTCAGGGACGTGTACCACAGGTGATCAATTATACAGTGGCTTTCAGAAAACTCTTCTGGCACAAGAACGCCAGCATTGGTCTGACAGCCACGAATCCTTTTAACCAGTATATCCGTCAGCACACAACGCTTAGTACATCGAACTACACGGGTACTTACCTGCGTATGGTGCCTTATCGTTCATTCGGTATCAGTATGTCGTACAAGTTTGGAAAGCTGCAATTCAGGAAAGAGAAGGAGCATGGGGAGGATTATTTAAATAACCCGCCTACCATGTAA
- a CDS encoding cupin domain-containing protein has translation MEPSLISPHSGKTLSIMGGTYRIVIPSKDTNHEYAVIEMVVPPGGGPNPHSHKDFHESFHVLEGEVEFTTADGTVTAATGTTIVIPKGGAVHNFKNKSDKLARLWCTVVPGRLDEFFEEAEATHGDISKLEAISIKYGQVLLPPDYWEK, from the coding sequence ATGGAACCTTCACTCATCTCCCCCCACTCCGGCAAAACGCTCTCCATCATGGGCGGTACCTACCGTATCGTTATCCCCAGCAAGGATACCAACCATGAATATGCAGTCATAGAAATGGTCGTTCCCCCTGGTGGAGGCCCTAACCCACATTCACATAAAGACTTCCATGAATCCTTCCATGTACTTGAAGGAGAAGTCGAATTTACCACTGCAGATGGCACTGTGACCGCTGCTACAGGAACCACAATCGTCATTCCCAAAGGCGGAGCAGTACATAACTTTAAAAACAAATCGGATAAATTAGCCCGCCTCTGGTGCACAGTCGTTCCCGGCAGATTGGATGAGTTTTTTGAAGAAGCGGAGGCCACCCACGGAGATATCAGCAAACTGGAAGCCATTTCGATTAAATATGGACAAGTCCTGCTGCCGCCGGATTATTGGGAAAAATAG
- a CDS encoding ABC transporter permease — translation MLTSYLRIAWRNLRKNTLFSVINIVGLAVGLLCALLIIFHVKEELRYDKGYSKADRLFRLTMEGLGEDTRQWAATAPTIGLQMAEVIPEIETVTRFYRPYPSQILSNANNKRFEEKGGFFADASVTKTFDLHFVEGDAATALTATDAIVITEEMAHRYFGQEDPLGKVIMDEVGQLPLKVTGVVSKPAFPTHLRFDYLLSMNTIHHYIDQHSLERRTWNAFYTYVLLKDRQSLSSVNAKLTSFMVRYFMAGGETEQEVRTGRKLHLFPVTDIHLYSNMEKELSPNGSITYVYIFSIAALFILLIAAVNFINISTAQAFHRMKEIGLRKVIGASRSQLLRQFIGESFIVTLAAALLAVLLFAVVLPFYNNLSGKQLRIEQLFTLSNMGVILLLVVVIGLLASAYPAWFVTGFKPVPALKGKRDVASPVYSVRKGLIIFQFAISVFMIFSAVVMYRQMQLFHNKHLGFDKEQQIAVTMYGNMWEQAEALVQDVQHYSGIADYAMVSTLPGERFSIQTFYPLSAPEQAEQPSIRAMWANETLLATLNIPLSAGRNFSDSKNHEFILNEAAVKNLGFKDPIGKAYVLDGDTGNVVGIIKDFNFASLHAAIEPLVIAFKPLRNNYLIVKTRQGQTQQTLRFLESRIRTLSPGAVFTYTFVDDKLNQLYFSEERMMQLFKVFSFFAIFVSCLGLFGVSAYASQLRIKEVGVRKVLGASVYNVTMLLSGNFMRLVLIATLLSLPLAWWTMNRWLNGFAYRVDIDVWVFLLSGILAMVVAMVTVGGQAMKAALMDPVRSLKME, via the coding sequence ATGCTTACAAGTTATCTCAGGATTGCCTGGCGCAATCTTCGGAAAAATACGCTTTTCTCTGTCATCAACATCGTGGGATTGGCTGTGGGCTTACTATGTGCTTTGTTGATCATTTTCCATGTAAAGGAGGAGCTACGTTATGATAAAGGATATTCTAAAGCAGACCGGCTTTTCAGGTTAACGATGGAGGGATTGGGAGAAGATACCCGGCAGTGGGCGGCTACTGCGCCTACCATTGGTTTGCAGATGGCGGAGGTTATTCCGGAGATAGAAACAGTTACCCGTTTTTACCGTCCTTATCCCAGTCAGATCCTGAGTAATGCAAACAATAAACGGTTTGAGGAAAAAGGTGGTTTCTTTGCAGACGCCAGTGTTACAAAAACCTTTGACCTTCATTTTGTAGAAGGGGATGCAGCTACTGCGCTTACAGCAACAGATGCCATCGTGATCACCGAAGAAATGGCGCACAGGTATTTTGGTCAGGAAGATCCGCTGGGCAAAGTGATTATGGACGAGGTGGGGCAATTGCCGCTGAAGGTAACGGGGGTGGTAAGCAAACCCGCTTTTCCTACCCATTTACGGTTTGACTACCTGTTGTCAATGAACACGATTCACCATTACATAGACCAGCACTCGCTGGAAAGACGCACCTGGAATGCTTTTTATACATATGTATTGCTAAAAGATCGTCAATCGCTGAGCAGTGTAAATGCAAAACTGACCAGTTTTATGGTGCGGTATTTTATGGCGGGTGGTGAAACGGAACAGGAGGTGCGGACAGGCCGAAAGCTTCATCTCTTCCCTGTTACCGATATACATCTGTACTCTAATATGGAGAAGGAGCTGAGTCCCAACGGCAGTATTACCTATGTTTATATTTTTTCCATAGCTGCGCTGTTTATATTGTTGATAGCTGCGGTGAACTTTATAAATATCTCCACGGCGCAGGCTTTTCACCGGATGAAGGAAATTGGGTTGCGGAAAGTGATTGGGGCATCGCGGTCACAGTTGCTGCGGCAGTTTATTGGCGAATCATTTATTGTGACGCTGGCAGCTGCTTTATTGGCGGTGTTATTATTTGCTGTTGTCCTGCCTTTCTATAATAACTTAAGTGGGAAGCAACTGCGTATTGAGCAGCTATTTACCCTTTCTAATATGGGGGTTATATTGTTGTTGGTAGTGGTGATAGGATTATTGGCCAGTGCATATCCTGCGTGGTTTGTAACGGGTTTTAAACCAGTGCCGGCACTGAAGGGAAAGCGTGATGTCGCCTCGCCCGTGTATTCAGTGAGGAAGGGGTTGATTATTTTTCAGTTTGCGATTTCAGTGTTCATGATTTTTAGTGCCGTGGTGATGTACAGGCAGATGCAGCTATTTCACAATAAGCACCTGGGCTTTGATAAGGAGCAGCAAATAGCGGTGACAATGTATGGTAATATGTGGGAACAGGCAGAGGCTTTGGTGCAGGACGTTCAGCATTACTCAGGTATTGCTGATTATGCAATGGTTTCTACGCTGCCGGGAGAGCGGTTTTCGATACAGACTTTTTATCCTTTAAGTGCACCTGAGCAGGCAGAGCAACCTTCTATCCGTGCGATGTGGGCAAATGAAACGTTGCTGGCGACACTGAATATACCGTTATCCGCTGGCCGGAATTTTTCAGATAGTAAAAATCATGAGTTTATTCTTAATGAAGCGGCTGTGAAGAACCTGGGATTTAAAGATCCTATTGGCAAAGCTTATGTGCTGGATGGAGATACTGGTAATGTAGTGGGGATTATAAAGGATTTCAACTTTGCTTCGCTACATGCAGCAATAGAACCGTTGGTGATAGCATTTAAGCCTCTCCGTAATAATTACCTGATCGTAAAGACAAGGCAGGGGCAGACACAGCAGACGTTACGGTTTTTGGAGTCGAGAATAAGGACGTTGTCGCCTGGGGCGGTATTTACTTATACATTTGTAGATGATAAGCTGAATCAGTTGTATTTTTCGGAGGAGCGGATGATGCAGTTATTCAAGGTATTTTCTTTCTTTGCGATCTTTGTATCCTGTTTGGGATTGTTTGGTGTATCTGCATATGCATCACAATTGCGGATTAAGGAAGTGGGGGTACGAAAGGTGTTGGGCGCGTCAGTTTATAATGTGACCATGCTGCTTTCCGGCAACTTTATGAGGCTGGTATTGATTGCGACATTGCTTTCGTTGCCATTGGCATGGTGGACGATGAACAGGTGGCTGAATGGGTTTGCTTATAGGGTAGATATTGATGTATGGGTGTTCCTCTTGTCAGGGATATTGGCAATGGTGGTGGCGATGGTGACCGTGGGAGGGCAGGCGATGAAAGCGGCATTGATGGATCCGGTGCGGAGTTTGAAGATGGAGTGA
- a CDS encoding 4'-phosphopantetheinyl transferase family protein — protein MVVLYAFIEEERHSYLLDKYAGRFNEELNTRIQKYRRWQDAQLSLLGRVLLTYGLKHYFDLHEFEIDRTSNHKPFLVNEDTCFNISHAGRLVICCIDKFPMGIDVEYLDPATNYKDFRSQMTQGEFDRIHHSEDKISSFFTYWVEKEAVIKAHGKGLFIPLQSFEVLHDQTIIENKKFYLKKITIHDEYQCCIASGRDIRQQEVYIEKIGLAQL, from the coding sequence ATGGTAGTTTTATATGCTTTCATAGAGGAGGAAAGGCACTCCTATTTATTAGATAAGTATGCCGGAAGGTTCAATGAAGAGTTGAATACAAGGATACAGAAATACAGGAGATGGCAGGATGCGCAGCTATCTTTGCTGGGACGGGTACTTTTGACATATGGATTGAAACATTATTTCGATCTGCATGAATTTGAAATTGATCGTACTTCGAATCATAAGCCGTTTTTGGTAAATGAGGATACCTGTTTTAATATATCTCATGCTGGTAGGCTGGTAATTTGTTGTATTGATAAATTTCCTATGGGTATTGATGTAGAATATTTAGATCCTGCAACAAATTACAAAGATTTCAGGTCACAGATGACGCAAGGCGAATTTGACAGAATACATCATTCGGAAGATAAGATCAGTAGTTTTTTTACATATTGGGTGGAAAAAGAAGCGGTCATCAAAGCGCATGGCAAGGGATTGTTCATTCCATTACAATCCTTTGAGGTATTGCACGATCAAACCATTATTGAGAATAAGAAATTCTACCTGAAGAAAATTACCATACATGACGAATATCAATGTTGCATTGCTTCAGGCAGAGATATCAGGCAACAGGAAGTTTATATAGAAAAAATTGGTTTGGCTCAATTGTAA
- a CDS encoding nucleoside phosphorylase, whose protein sequence is MENNRIAESELILNSRGAVYHLDVRPEELADTIITVGDPDRVEVVSKHFDKVEVSRQHREFVTHTGYIGKKRISVVSTGIGTDNIDIVLNELDALVNIDFASRTVKSELTALKVIRLGTSGSLQASVPVDSFVVSSHGLGLDNLLPWYLFENTAAEKALLAAFGKQVAILPGSANPTLFSASEALASQFKDGYHAGITITCPGFYAPQGRALRGKLSHPDLLDQLTAFKEGQYFISNFEMETSGIYGMGRILGHDCLSISAIVANRVKKEFSKDGGAAVETLIQKSLGIIEKL, encoded by the coding sequence ATGGAAAATAATAGAATTGCCGAATCAGAACTGATCCTCAATAGCCGTGGAGCCGTGTATCATCTGGACGTAAGACCAGAGGAATTAGCCGATACCATCATCACCGTGGGCGACCCGGACAGGGTCGAAGTCGTAAGCAAACACTTTGACAAAGTAGAGGTGAGCCGTCAACATCGGGAGTTTGTTACCCATACCGGTTATATCGGTAAAAAAAGAATTTCTGTGGTATCTACAGGTATCGGTACCGATAATATCGATATCGTACTGAATGAACTGGATGCCCTCGTAAATATAGATTTTGCTTCCAGAACGGTAAAAAGTGAGCTGACCGCCCTCAAAGTGATCCGGTTAGGTACCTCCGGGTCCCTGCAGGCAAGTGTGCCCGTGGATAGCTTTGTGGTATCTTCTCATGGGCTGGGTTTGGATAACCTCCTGCCCTGGTACCTGTTTGAGAATACTGCCGCGGAAAAGGCCCTTTTAGCCGCTTTTGGCAAACAAGTGGCCATATTGCCCGGAAGCGCCAATCCAACGCTTTTTAGCGCTTCTGAGGCCCTTGCATCTCAATTCAAAGATGGGTACCATGCCGGGATCACGATTACCTGCCCGGGATTTTATGCGCCACAGGGTCGTGCGTTAAGAGGTAAACTCTCCCACCCTGACCTGCTGGACCAGCTGACAGCCTTTAAAGAAGGACAATATTTCATTTCTAACTTCGAAATGGAAACATCCGGCATTTATGGAATGGGTAGAATCTTAGGACATGATTGCCTGTCTATCAGTGCAATCGTGGCCAACAGGGTGAAGAAAGAGTTTTCTAAAGATGGCGGTGCTGCTGTGGAAACGTTGATCCAAAAATCTTTGGGTATCATCGAAAAGTTATAA
- a CDS encoding RNA polymerase sigma factor has product MTHIEEQEYIRRIQDGDSKAYAFLVDKYKNMAYTISLKMIQDPAGAEDAAQESFIKAYEAIRSFKGGAKFSTWLYTIVYRTCLAHIKQRKAIPVSKQSPDEYYNRFDDQPHKLEKMQQEEKSKYITRAINELPANEAILITLYYMNENSIKEINEITGQSTANIKVQLFRARKKLEQKLSGLI; this is encoded by the coding sequence ATGACTCATATAGAAGAGCAGGAATATATCCGGAGAATACAAGATGGCGATTCTAAGGCATATGCTTTTCTCGTAGATAAGTATAAAAATATGGCTTATACCATTTCTCTAAAAATGATCCAGGATCCTGCCGGGGCAGAAGATGCCGCCCAGGAAAGCTTCATAAAAGCTTATGAAGCCATCAGATCATTCAAGGGAGGTGCCAAATTCTCCACCTGGCTTTATACAATTGTATATAGAACCTGTTTAGCCCACATCAAACAAAGAAAAGCAATCCCGGTTAGTAAACAGTCTCCTGATGAATATTACAACCGGTTTGATGATCAGCCGCATAAACTGGAAAAAATGCAACAGGAGGAAAAATCAAAATACATAACCAGGGCAATTAATGAACTTCCAGCTAATGAAGCGATACTGATCACACTGTATTATATGAACGAAAACTCCATCAAAGAGATTAACGAAATTACCGGACAGTCAACAGCCAATATCAAAGTACAGTTATTCCGTGCCAGGAAAAAACTAGAACAAAAATTATCCGGTTTAATTTAA
- a CDS encoding DUF6249 domain-containing protein translates to MDEITRDCLVSIAAFAAIFGIAYIYFVSRHRERITMLERGVDPKSFQKEEQPLKYGMMAIGIAIGTVAGAILKMNGVERNTSYISMIFLFSGISLVIYHLITSTKK, encoded by the coding sequence ATGGACGAAATTACAAGAGATTGCCTCGTTTCTATAGCAGCCTTTGCCGCAATATTCGGAATAGCTTACATATACTTTGTTTCCCGCCACCGGGAACGTATTACTATGTTGGAAAGGGGAGTAGATCCGAAATCTTTTCAAAAGGAGGAACAACCCCTGAAATACGGTATGATGGCAATTGGGATAGCAATAGGTACAGTGGCCGGTGCAATTTTGAAGATGAATGGTGTGGAGAGAAACACCAGTTATATTTCAATGATATTTTTATTTAGTGGTATCAGTTTAGTGATTTACCATCTAATTACCAGCACTAAGAAGTAA
- a CDS encoding outer membrane beta-barrel family protein, which produces MNAQNAPGQGSVKGIVLDANNHAGAAFVAIRIREADGTVVKVGVSGPDGKFLVKGINKTGNYVVTFSAMNYQAKSVDFQFKDSSVPEVVMDTVYLEPQHVQLKEVGIVAGKPIVKQKAGMISYDMQADPDSKSSNVLMMVRKIPYLSLDANENITLKGNADFKVLINGKSSGMFEHDLKNILKTMPASSIARIDVYTIPPARFDAEGAGGIINIVTIPKVKDEYKGTISISENGPVGGPGAGGSFTLKKNQFGFSTFMGGNFFNNPTTDNVTARTTLEETPKILTQSSKEKGNGRTGYVGVELSYEIDSLKLVTGKFNSNDNHQENNKYFESRQTTGGTPSQEYNLANSVNNSSNGMDAGIDYQITGRKNSGRRLTFSYKYSTSNGYMENSGDISDTLNFNMADYMQKNDQQTREHTAQVDYEYPKNNLTIEAGVKGIFRDNKSEYKYYAYDDSSKGFELQSDLSDLFNYNQTVLAAYNSYIYNLKSWNFQGGLRMEKTSIAANFLGETKKVKQDYVNFFPSVSINKGFKNNHSLNIGFTQRMKRPGINRLNPFVDRQDPGFVFTGNPGLKPVIVNSVSAGYNIPGKINFTGVADYTWLCKVDLPITTYDSLTNITTSTFANTGNIKGLSAFVYAAYNVTGHFSTNVNGSVIYFWIDGLENGTIIKNELLTYAVNLSLSYSFTHGWRARADGNLLSKNPTGFQGTSNGLLATSFGLSKDLLNGKLTVDAGINNPFNKYRDSRTYTTGTNFYQTSNNRVYYRLVMLTVNYNFGKMTGNIKKSKTTIRNNDLSNGKGM; this is translated from the coding sequence ATGAATGCGCAGAATGCGCCAGGGCAGGGTAGTGTAAAGGGAATAGTCTTGGATGCGAATAATCACGCCGGGGCTGCATTTGTTGCTATAAGAATAAGGGAGGCAGATGGCACAGTGGTAAAAGTAGGGGTATCCGGGCCTGATGGAAAATTCCTGGTTAAAGGGATAAATAAAACTGGTAATTATGTGGTTACATTCTCTGCCATGAACTACCAGGCGAAGTCTGTTGACTTCCAGTTTAAAGATAGCAGCGTGCCAGAGGTCGTGATGGATACTGTTTATTTGGAACCCCAGCATGTGCAGTTAAAAGAAGTGGGTATCGTAGCAGGCAAGCCGATTGTAAAACAAAAAGCGGGCATGATCTCCTACGATATGCAGGCGGATCCTGACAGTAAATCCAGCAACGTGCTAATGATGGTAAGGAAGATCCCTTATCTCTCGCTGGATGCGAATGAAAATATCACGTTGAAAGGTAATGCTGATTTCAAGGTATTGATCAATGGAAAGTCTTCAGGTATGTTTGAGCATGATCTGAAGAATATATTGAAGACGATGCCTGCTTCTTCCATTGCACGTATCGATGTATATACAATCCCTCCGGCACGTTTTGATGCGGAGGGTGCCGGTGGTATAATTAATATCGTTACTATACCTAAAGTGAAAGATGAATACAAGGGAACAATCAGTATTTCAGAAAATGGACCTGTAGGGGGGCCTGGTGCTGGTGGATCGTTTACCCTGAAGAAGAATCAATTTGGCTTTTCAACATTTATGGGTGGCAACTTTTTTAATAACCCTACAACAGATAATGTAACAGCAAGAACTACACTGGAAGAAACGCCTAAGATTCTGACACAAAGCAGCAAAGAAAAGGGGAATGGCCGGACTGGTTACGTAGGCGTTGAATTGAGCTACGAGATTGATAGTTTGAAATTGGTAACTGGTAAATTTAATAGCAATGATAATCACCAGGAGAATAATAAGTATTTTGAATCAAGACAAACGACTGGAGGCACTCCTTCACAGGAATATAACCTGGCCAATTCTGTAAATAATTCCAGTAATGGGATGGATGCTGGTATTGACTACCAGATTACTGGTAGAAAAAACAGCGGCCGTAGGTTGACCTTTTCTTACAAGTACAGTACCTCCAATGGTTATATGGAAAATAGCGGAGATATAAGTGACACGCTTAACTTCAATATGGCTGATTATATGCAGAAGAATGATCAGCAGACAAGGGAGCATACGGCACAGGTCGATTATGAATATCCAAAGAACAACCTAACAATAGAAGCGGGTGTGAAAGGGATTTTCAGGGATAATAAAAGCGAATATAAATACTATGCGTATGATGATTCCAGCAAGGGATTTGAGTTGCAATCAGATCTGTCAGACCTGTTCAACTACAATCAGACGGTACTTGCAGCTTACAATTCTTACATTTATAATTTGAAGAGCTGGAACTTCCAGGGAGGACTTAGAATGGAGAAAACGAGCATCGCTGCGAATTTCCTTGGGGAGACAAAAAAGGTAAAGCAGGATTATGTCAACTTCTTTCCGAGTGTAAGTATTAATAAGGGATTTAAAAATAACCACAGTCTGAATATCGGCTTTACCCAGCGAATGAAACGTCCGGGTATAAACCGGCTAAATCCATTTGTGGATCGTCAGGACCCTGGTTTTGTTTTTACCGGCAATCCAGGGTTAAAACCAGTTATAGTCAATTCCGTGTCTGCGGGTTACAACATCCCCGGGAAGATTAACTTTACAGGCGTGGCAGATTACACCTGGCTTTGTAAAGTTGATCTCCCAATCACTACCTATGATTCATTGACAAATATTACCACCAGTACTTTTGCAAATACCGGTAATATAAAAGGGTTGAGTGCATTTGTATATGCGGCTTACAATGTTACCGGGCATTTTAGTACGAATGTAAATGGGAGTGTTATTTATTTTTGGATTGATGGTCTCGAGAATGGTACCATCATAAAGAATGAACTGCTAACTTATGCAGTTAACCTTTCTTTGTCTTATAGTTTCACGCATGGATGGCGTGCAAGGGCAGATGGGAATCTGCTCAGTAAAAATCCTACCGGGTTCCAGGGGACATCTAATGGATTGTTGGCTACCTCATTTGGATTGAGCAAGGATTTATTGAATGGTAAGTTGACAGTTGATGCTGGTATCAATAATCCATTTAATAAATATCGAGACAGCCGTACATATACTACCGGCACTAATTTTTATCAGACATCCAACAACAGGGTTTATTACCGGCTTGTAATGTTGACCGTAAATTACAATTTTGGTAAGATGACGGGTAATATTAAAAAGAGTAAAACGACCATTCGAAACAACGACCTGTCAAATGGTAAGGGGATGTAA
- a CDS encoding Fur family transcriptional regulator, whose protein sequence is MVRHKNTTLAEMLLSDGGLKVTPTRKAILEIILRNGYSMTNKEINCSLKYKMSRSIIYRTLQLFVERKVLCISPLCGRSLQYYIALHNSSILHFQCEKCRTITVSDAGVLIPYTIQDGNIVRQVFYSVKGLCQNCC, encoded by the coding sequence ATGGTGAGGCATAAAAATACGACTTTAGCTGAAATGCTCCTGTCGGATGGTGGTTTAAAGGTTACGCCAACAAGAAAGGCAATCCTCGAAATTATCCTGAGGAATGGATATTCCATGACGAATAAGGAAATAAACTGCTCATTGAAATATAAAATGAGCCGGTCTATTATTTACCGTACTTTGCAGCTGTTTGTAGAGCGGAAGGTACTTTGTATTTCTCCTTTGTGTGGCAGAAGTCTGCAATATTATATCGCTTTGCATAATAGTAGTATCCTGCATTTTCAGTGCGAAAAATGCAGGACTATTACAGTTTCTGATGCTGGTGTGCTGATTCCATATACCATACAGGATGGAAATATCGTAAGACAGGTATTTTATAGTGTGAAGGGCCTTTGTCAGAACTGTTGCTAG